One genomic window of Parasteatoda tepidariorum isolate YZ-2023 chromosome 9, CAS_Ptep_4.0, whole genome shotgun sequence includes the following:
- the LOC107445055 gene encoding proteoglycan Cow, with product MISIKAGFLFYSLCIHICIALSTAVKTEYSEWKNLNNPDDSPAHTWDFEFDDKQVQDTTESDKSFLKATEIVTENDLCKNLQCKPHQVCLLEDDDVAVCISKRKLNAKENAMKYSVSKKPKTKELKTESLFWEKGEKEDPVPSENPNPCIPCPVLKPDFVCGSDNHTYSSVCRLEFRNCMHKVSVKVNCKGFCPCKTIKNDVDKSKEWQMKDRWNRYMNKYQNTVKKPAAVQKALKKSHSINKIVKNPNILSNKDVTTISTDTMQKPSKAFQSNKISTPIVEKSCNENELKAMGDRLLDWFSVVMADHRRGQSRRRSFRLSHTQLPDCKPEVSWMFQHLDTDGDLKLSLQELYDLENDDQEHCLRPYLLDCDVERDLVLSPYEWCSCFDKSQRPCAAALRRIPQGLIGGYKPLCDSDGYYLPTQCHNGSGTCWCVDRHGVEFTNTRRRGRPDCDGLLKRGQYHREDNKTKKQEDEKVEKEISSFVEGLLKNGQQQHRDENQDNDQEDDSEEEGSADRPLDF from the exons ATGATTTCTATAAAAgcaggatttttattttattctctatgCATCCATATTTGCATAGCACTGTCAACAGCTGTTAAAACTGAGTATTCTGAGtggaaaaatcttaataatccTGATGATTCCCCTGCTCATACTTGGGACTTTGAGTTTGATGATAAACAAGTGCAG gATACTACAGAGAGTGATAAGTCATTTTTGAAAGCTACAGAAATTGTAACTGAAA ATGACCTCTGCAAAAATTTGCAGTGCAAACCTCATCAAGTATGCTTGCTGGAGGATGATGATGTGGCTGTATGCATTAGTAAAAGAAAGCTTAATGCCAAAGA AAATGCTATGAAATATTCAGTTTCTAAAAAACCGAAAACAAAAGAACTTAAGACTGAATCACTATTTTGGGAGAAAGGTGAAAAAGAAGATCCTGTTCCTAGTGAAAATCCAAATCCTTGCATACCATGTCCCGTTTTAAAACCGGACTTTGTTTGTGGTTCAGACAATCATACATACTCTTCAGTCTGCCGATTAGAATTTCGTAACTGCATGCATAAAGTTTCTGTAAAAGTGAATTGCAAAGGATTTTGTCCTTGCAAAA CTATCAAGAATGATGTGGACAAAAGCAAAGAATGGCAAATGAAGGATCGCTGGAATCGTTACATgaacaaatatcaaaatactGTCAAAAAACCAGCAGCTGTTCAGAAAGCTCTGAAAAAAAGCCACTCAATCAACAAGATTGTGAAGAATCCTAACATTCTatcaaataa agatgTAACTACAATTAGTACTGATACCATGCAAAAACCATCAAAAGCATtccaaagtaataaaatatcaacaccaattgttgaaaaaa gCTGCAATGAAAATGAGTTGAAGGCTATGGGAGATCGATTATTGGACTGGTTTTCAGTTGTTATGGCTGATCATCGTCGTGGACAGTCACGAAGAAGATCTTTCCGACTAAGCCACA CTCAACTGCCTGATTGCAAACCTGAGGTTAGTTGGATGTTCCAACATTTGGATACTGATGGAGACTTGAAACTATCTCTTCAAGAATTGTATGATTTAGAAAATGATGACCAAGAGCACTGCCTCCGACCTTATCTCCTAGATTGTGATGTTGAAAGAGACCTTGTTTTAAGTCCCTATGAGTGGTGTTCTTGTTTTGACAAATCtc AACGTCCTTGTGCTGCAGCGCTTCGTAGAATTCCCCAAGGGCTGATTg GTGGTTATAAACCACTTTGTGATAGTGATGGCTACTATTTGCCAACTCAATGCCATAATGGATCTGGAACTTGTTGGTGTGTTGACCGCCATGGGGTGGAATTCACCAATACGCGAAGACGAGGACGACCTGATTGTG ATGGTCTTTTAAAAAGAGGTCAATATCATCGTGAGGACAACAAGACCAAAAAGCAAGAAGATGAAAAAGTAGAGAAAGAAATCTCCTCATTTGTTGAAGGCCTTTTAAAGAATGGGCAGCAGCAGCATCGGGATGAAAACCAAGATAATGATCAGGAGGATGATAGTGAAGAGGAAGGCTCTGCTGACCGACCATTAGATTTTTAA